The Amycolatopsis jiangsuensis nucleotide sequence GACGAACCGTCGGACCCACCGCCGTCACCGTGCGCCGTCCCGGAACCACCGGCACGGTACGAGGGACTCGCGCCGAAAGCACCTGGCGCACCCGGACCCGAGGACGGTCCGGCGCCAGAAGCGCCACCCAGCGCGCCCGGCCCCGACGCGGGAACGGCGCCATGAAGGCTTCCCGGTGCGCCCGGCCTCGGAGATGGCCCCACGCCACGACCGCCACCGGAACCCGAGAGCCCGCCACCGCGAGCACCACCGGACCCTGAGGGCCCGCCACCGCGAGCACCACCCGGCCCCGAGGGCGAACCGGCACCGGGAGCGCCGCCGGGCGGGGCCACGCCGAAGGCATCCGGCGCGCCCGCACCCGCATGCGAACCTGCGCCGAACGGGTTGCCGGGGCCGGACTGGCCGCCCGCACCCGCCGGCGAACCAGTGCCGAACGGGCTTCCCTGGCTGTTCCGGGGAAGGGGCTGAGCCGGGAAGGAGCCGGGAGCCGCGAAAGGGTCCGCGGGGAATCCCCGGCCGGGGGAAGGCGCGCCGCGGCGGGGTCGGTGGTCGGGGTCCGGCTGGTCGGACGGGAGCACCACCTCGGTGCGGTGCTCCGGTCGCCGGCCGGCGATGGGCGTACCCGGCAGGGCGCCGGTGCGGTCCGGGTCCAGCTGCACCGCGCGAAGCGCTCCGCGGGCGACGACCGTCTCGGGCTGATCCAGGCTCGTCGGCACCACCCCGGTGCGCTCGTGCGCCAGCCGCGAGATCATCGGGATCCGGCTCGAACCGCCGACCAGGAAGATCGCCGTGAGCTGTTTCGGGCGCAGGCCGGCGTCGGCGATGGCCGCGCTGGTCAGCTCGATCACCCGGCCGAGCGGGGCGGCGATCAGCCGCTCCAGGTCCTCCCGGGTCACGTGCGCGTCCGCGAACGGCGGCGGCAGCGGCACGTCGGTGTAGGCGTGCCGGGACAACGTCTCCTTCGCCCCGCGCACGTCCTGGCGCACCACCCGGCGCCGGCGCCGTTCGGCCAGTTCCCGGCCCTCGACCAGCTGCCGCCACGCCTGCGGATCCGTGTCCGACACCAGCGAGCCGACGTGCTCGAGCAGCGCCTGGTCGATGTCGGCCCCACCGAACGACGGATCGCCCCGGGTGGCGAGCACCTGAAACCCGCCGCGCCGGGGAGGGCCGCCCACTGCCCGCGCGGCTTCCGGGGAACGGCGGACCACGCTGACGTCGACCGTCCCGCCACCGAGGTCGAGCACCGCCAGCACGTCACCCGGGCTGCCGGAGTACTCGACCGTGCGCCCGTCCGGCGCTGCACTCGGCGCGAACGTGGCCGCGTGGTACACGGCCGCGGCCACCGGCTCCGGGACGAGGGCGACCTCCCTGGCCAGCCGGCCCGCGGCTTGGCGCAGCAGCCGGGTGCGGATGGCTCCCCAGTCGGCCGGATGCGTGAGCACGAGGAGGTCGACCTCCGCCTGCCCCGCGATGCGCCGGGCCTCGGTGACCGCACGGGCCAGCACGGCGTGCACGACGTCGGTCACCCGCAGCACCGCATCGCCGAGCAGCAGTTCGCCCTCGTCGATCCGCCGCTTCGGATTCGGCTCGTAGCGCGACGGATCGACGGCGGCCTGCCGCTCGGCCTCCTGCCCGACGAACAGCGTGCCGTCTGCCGCCACGTACACCGCGGACGACATGAGCGGCTGCCCGTCGATCACCACGACCTGGGGGTCGCGGCCGTTGATCGAGACGACGACGCAGGTACTCGATGTCCCGAAGTCCACCGCGACCCGCACCGTCACCCGATGCTCCTACCGCTGCCCGCCGACGCGCCTTCCCCCGCACCGCTGCCGTCGCCGGCAGCGGTCAGTCGGGCTGGATCCATGAGGCTTGGATGAGTTGGCGGCCGCCTTTGCGGCTGAGCATGATGCCGCGGCCGGGGGGCATGGGGCCGGCTTTGATGTTGCCGATGAGGGCGCCTTCGTCTTTGGAGCCGTTCATGACCATGCCGGGTGCGGCGAGTTCTTTGAGTTTGCCGATGACGGGGTCGTAGGAGGCGCGGGAGGCGCCGCCGGTGCGGCGGACGACGATCAGGTGCAGGCCGACGTCTTTGGCTTGGGCGAGGAATTCGGACAGCGGTTTGAGCGGGTTGTTGGTTTGGGTGGCGACGAGGTCGTAGTCGTCGACGAGGATGAACAGTTCGGGTCCGGTCCACCAGGAGCGGTTTTTGAGTTGGTCCTGGGTGACGTCGGGTCCGGGCAGGCGCCGGGTCATGGAGCCGTGCACGTCTTTGATCATGGTGTCCAGCTGTGCGGAGGACACGGCGTAGCCGAGCAGGGAGTCGCCGGAGAGGAAGCCGAGCATGGTGCGGCGGTAGTCCACGAGCAGGATGACGCCTTGTTGGGGGGTGTAGCGCTCGGAGATACCGCGGGCGATTTGGCGTAGCAGGTTGGTTTTGCCGGATTCGCCGTCGGCGAAGGCGAAGAAGTGGGGTTCGGCGTCGAAGTCGAGGTAGACCGGCGCGAGGTTTTCCTCGTTGACCCCGAACGGCACGAGCTGGGTGTCGCGGCGGTGGTCCTGGGCGAGGACCTCGTCGTAGGTGATCAGGTCGGGCAGCAGCCGGACCTGGGGTGCGGTGCGGCCGCGCCAGGCGCCGCGGATTTTCGCGACGGCGTCGGCGACGCCGGCGGCGATGGTGTCGGGGTCGCTGGAGCCGTCGATGCGGGGCAGCCCGGTGAGCAGGTGGAGTTTGTCGCGGGTCAGGCCGCGGCCGGGGCGTCCGGTGGGGACGTTGCCGGCGGTGCGGCGGTCCATTTCGGATTCGGTGGGGTCACCGAGGCGTAGTTCGAAGCGGGTGCCGATCATGTCTTTGATCGCCGGGCGCAGGTCGGCCCACCGGTTCGCGGAGATGATCACGTGCACGCCGTAGGCGAGGCCCTGGGTGGCCAGGCGGGTGATGGACTGTTCGAGTTCGTCGAAGTCGTCGCGCAGGGCGCGCCAGTTGTCCACGATCAGGAACGCGTCGCCGAAGGGGTCCTGCTCGGCGGTGATCTCGCCGCGGCGTTTGCGGTTGCGGAACTCGGTCATCGAGTCGATGCCCAGGGTGCCGAAGCGGCCTTCGCGTTCGGTCATCAGGGTGGTCAGCTCGGCCACGATCCGGCGGGCTTTGTCGGGTTCGCGGCGGGCGACCGCGACCCCGCCGACGTGCGGAAGGTCCGCGAGCCCGGCCAGGGTGCCGCCACCGAGGTCGAGGCAGTAGAACTGGGTTTCCTCCGGGGTGTGGGTCAGGGCCATCGACATGATCAGCGTCCGCAGCATGGTCGATTTGCCCGACTGGGGGCCGCCGGCGACGATGCCGTGCCCGGCCGCGCCGGAGAAGTCGCCCCAGAGCATGTCGCGGCGTTGCTCGAAGGGCCGGTCCACGATCCCCAGCGGCACCTGCAACCGGCCGTTGCCGAAAAACCCGACCGGCGAGAGACCGCGGTCCTCGGTGGGGTTGAGGTTGGGCAGCATGGTGTCCAGCGAGTTGGGTTCGTCCAGCGGCGGCAGCCACACCTCGTGCGCGGGCGGGCCCTGCCCGATGAACCGATCGACCATCACCTCCAGCTCGCTGGGCTCGCTCGCCTCGTCCGACTCTTTGCGCTGCGGTTCTTCCTCGGCGATCGGTTCCGGTTCGGGTTCCGGCTCGGGGGGCAGCTCGACGAAGTCCGGCACGAACAGCTGCGGGCGCTTGTCCGCCCGCACCACCGTCGCCGCCGGCCCGGCCGCTTTGATCCCGGCCGGGCGGTAGGGGCCGGAGACGTAGGAGGCTTTGAACCGGACCATGGTCGAGGTGTCGAACTTCAGATACCCCGAGCCGGGGATCGAGGGCAGCTCGAACGCGTCCGGCACCCCGATCGCCGCCCGTGACTCGGCCGCGGAGAACGTTTTCAACCCGATCCGATACGACAGATACGTGTCCAGGCCACGCAGCTTGCCTTCCTCCAGCCGCTGCGAGGCAAGCAGCATGTGCATCTGCAGCGACCGGCCCACCCGCCCGATCTGCAGGAAGATGTCGATGAAGTCCGGCTTCGCGGTCAACATCTCGGAAAACTCGTCGATACAGATGAACAACGCCGGCAACGGATCCAGATCCGCCCCGTTCTCCCGGGCCTTCTCGTAATCCCACACGTTCTTGTAGTTGCCCTTGGCCAGCGCTTCCTGGCGGCGGTTGACCTCACCGGCGATCGCGTCCTTCATCCGGTCCACCAGCGTCAGGTCCCCGGCCAGGTTCGTGATCGTGGCCGCCACGTGCGGGGCCTTGTCCAACCCCAAAAACGTCGCGCCACCCTTGAAGTCCACCAGAATCATGTTCAGATTCGTCGACGAGTGCGTGGCCAGCAGTCCCAGCACCAAGGTGCGCAAGAACTCCGACTTACCCGACCCGGTCGCCCCGATGCACAACCCGTGCGGGCCCATGCCCTCCATCGCGGCTTCCTTGATGTCCAGCTCGACGGCCTGCCCGTACTCCCCGACCCCGAACGGCACCCGGTACCGATCCCGCACCGGCCGCGGCCGCCACGCCCCCTGCACATCGAACGTCATCGGGTCCCCGGGAATCCCCAGCAACTCCAGCAACGTCGGATTCGACAGCAACGGCTCGTCGTCACTGACCTCACCACCACCGGTGCCGACCCGATACGGCGCGATCAACCGGGCCAGCGCCTGCGCCTCCACCACACTCAACCAGTCCGGCCGGCCGAACCACTCCACCCCACCGGCACTCCGGGCACCCAGGCGGTCTTCCTCCACCACCAGCCGCAACCCGCGCCGCGCCGCCAGA carries:
- the eccCa gene encoding type VII secretion protein EccCa codes for the protein MSTLQFKKSPRLAAPRPPGGEVHLEPPPEVPRTIPGNIVAKAIPGVMIFASLGMMVFMFTAGGRNPTTIMMSGMMLMGTVGMLAGGGGKGGGAKKAEMDEDRKDYLRYLGQMRDRAREAMVDQRAALEWVHPDPQSLWSLGASRRMWERRQNDQDFLHLRVGRSSHRLATRLVPPQTGPVDELEPIATLALRRFVRAHSIVPDLPTQITLRGFAAVSMQGERARTRALTRAMLAQLITFHSPDDVMIAVATSGRAKQEWEWAKWLPHVQHPSLSDGIGQLRMMAGSLAQLEAWLDEELGERQRFSRNATPAPDQPHVVIIIDDGEVTREEQIILEEGLVGVTLIDLSDSLGNLAARRGLRLVVEEDRLGARSAGGVEWFGRPDWLSVVEAQALARLIAPYRVGTGGGEVSDDEPLLSNPTLLELLGIPGDPMTFDVQGAWRPRPVRDRYRVPFGVGEYGQAVELDIKEAAMEGMGPHGLCIGATGSGKSEFLRTLVLGLLATHSSTNLNMILVDFKGGATFLGLDKAPHVAATITNLAGDLTLVDRMKDAIAGEVNRRQEALAKGNYKNVWDYEKARENGADLDPLPALFICIDEFSEMLTAKPDFIDIFLQIGRVGRSLQMHMLLASQRLEEGKLRGLDTYLSYRIGLKTFSAAESRAAIGVPDAFELPSIPGSGYLKFDTSTMVRFKASYVSGPYRPAGIKAAGPAATVVRADKRPQLFVPDFVELPPEPEPEPEPIAEEEPQRKESDEASEPSELEVMVDRFIGQGPPAHEVWLPPLDEPNSLDTMLPNLNPTEDRGLSPVGFFGNGRLQVPLGIVDRPFEQRRDMLWGDFSGAAGHGIVAGGPQSGKSTMLRTLIMSMALTHTPEETQFYCLDLGGGTLAGLADLPHVGGVAVARREPDKARRIVAELTTLMTEREGRFGTLGIDSMTEFRNRKRRGEITAEQDPFGDAFLIVDNWRALRDDFDELEQSITRLATQGLAYGVHVIISANRWADLRPAIKDMIGTRFELRLGDPTESEMDRRTAGNVPTGRPGRGLTRDKLHLLTGLPRIDGSSDPDTIAAGVADAVAKIRGAWRGRTAPQVRLLPDLITYDEVLAQDHRRDTQLVPFGVNEENLAPVYLDFDAEPHFFAFADGESGKTNLLRQIARGISERYTPQQGVILLVDYRRTMLGFLSGDSLLGYAVSSAQLDTMIKDVHGSMTRRLPGPDVTQDQLKNRSWWTGPELFILVDDYDLVATQTNNPLKPLSEFLAQAKDVGLHLIVVRRTGGASRASYDPVIGKLKELAAPGMVMNGSKDEGALIGNIKAGPMPPGRGIMLSRKGGRQLIQASWIQPD
- a CDS encoding type VII secretion-associated protein, whose translation is MTVRVAVDFGTSSTCVVVSINGRDPQVVVIDGQPLMSSAVYVAADGTLFVGQEAERQAAVDPSRYEPNPKRRIDEGELLLGDAVLRVTDVVHAVLARAVTEARRIAGQAEVDLLVLTHPADWGAIRTRLLRQAAGRLAREVALVPEPVAAAVYHAATFAPSAAPDGRTVEYSGSPGDVLAVLDLGGGTVDVSVVRRSPEAARAVGGPPRRGGFQVLATRGDPSFGGADIDQALLEHVGSLVSDTDPQAWRQLVEGRELAERRRRRVVRQDVRGAKETLSRHAYTDVPLPPPFADAHVTREDLERLIAAPLGRVIELTSAAIADAGLRPKQLTAIFLVGGSSRIPMISRLAHERTGVVPTSLDQPETVVARGALRAVQLDPDRTGALPGTPIAGRRPEHRTEVVLPSDQPDPDHRPRRGAPSPGRGFPADPFAAPGSFPAQPLPRNSQGSPFGTGSPAGAGGQSGPGNPFGAGSHAGAGAPDAFGVAPPGGAPGAGSPSGPGGARGGGPSGSGGARGGGLSGSGGGRGVGPSPRPGAPGSLHGAVPASGPGALGGASGAGPSSGPGAPGAFGASPSYRAGGSGTAHGDGGGSDGSSGKDASAPGKWRRKPLVAIAVVAVAAVAAAGVVFLVTRPDDQASSGKTFQQYDFSLEAPQDWLQTGDTVAERQVVLHPQEAPEGGDLVAAEEVVMNYDATADPRRLQDDLQTMAGQSASYSAFQPKLAYGGRTVISYRQTKDDGLQVDWFVVAKGRIRVHVGCQYDRPALRQRVGVACEQIVRTLKITS